In Bacillus cereus ATCC 14579, a single window of DNA contains:
- the hslO gene encoding redox-regulated molecular chaperone HslO, translated as MKDYLVKALAFDGEVRAYSVRTTNTVSEAQRRHDTWRTASAALGRSLTAGTMMGAMLKGEQKLTIKVEGNGPIGPILVDAHANGDVRGYVTNPHVDFEGTEQGKLRVYQAVGTEGFVTVIKDIGMREPFIGQSPIVSGELGEDFTYYFAVSEQTPSSVGVGVLVNGDDSILAAGGFILQIMPGAQDETISFIEDRLQKIPPVSTLIEQGLSPEELLYAVLGEDKVKVLETMDVQFNCTCSRERIESVLISLGKTELEQVREEEEETEVHCHFCNERYKFSKEDITNLIENL; from the coding sequence ATGAAAGATTATTTAGTAAAAGCGTTAGCATTTGATGGAGAAGTGCGTGCGTATAGTGTGCGTACAACAAATACAGTAAGTGAGGCGCAAAGACGTCATGATACATGGAGAACAGCTTCAGCGGCACTAGGGCGTTCTTTGACTGCGGGTACAATGATGGGCGCAATGTTAAAGGGCGAGCAAAAGTTAACGATTAAGGTAGAAGGTAACGGTCCAATTGGCCCTATCTTAGTAGATGCTCATGCAAATGGAGATGTACGTGGTTATGTAACGAATCCGCATGTTGATTTTGAAGGAACAGAACAAGGGAAGTTACGTGTATATCAAGCGGTAGGTACAGAGGGGTTTGTAACTGTAATTAAAGATATTGGAATGCGTGAGCCGTTTATTGGTCAATCTCCAATCGTTTCAGGAGAATTAGGAGAAGACTTTACGTATTATTTTGCAGTTTCTGAACAAACGCCTTCTTCTGTAGGTGTTGGTGTTCTTGTAAATGGAGATGATAGCATATTAGCGGCAGGTGGATTCATCCTTCAAATTATGCCGGGTGCGCAAGATGAAACGATTTCATTTATTGAAGACCGTTTACAAAAGATTCCACCTGTATCAACGTTGATTGAACAAGGTCTTTCTCCGGAAGAGCTACTATATGCAGTTCTTGGAGAAGATAAAGTAAAAGTATTAGAAACAATGGATGTTCAATTTAATTGCACATGCTCACGCGAGCGTATTGAGAGTGTATTAATTAGTTTAGGTAAAACAGAGTTAGAGCAAGTTCGTGAAGAAGAGGAAGAGACAGAAGTTCACTGTCATTTCTGTAATGAACGATACAAGTTCTCTAAAGAAGATATTACAAATTTAATCGAGAATTTGTAA
- the cysK gene encoding cysteine synthase A: protein MRVAQSVSELIGKTPIVKLNRIVESDSADIYLKLEFMNPGSSVKDRIALAMIEDAEKKGLLKEGDTIIEPTSGNTGIGLAMVAAAKGYNAILVMPETMSIERRNLLRAYGAELVLTPGPEGMGGAIRKATELAKEHGYFIPQQFKNQSNPEIHRLTTGPEIIEQMGDQLDAFIAGIGTGGTITGAGEVLKEAYKDIKIYAVEPADSPVLSGGKPGPHKIQGIGAGFVPETLDVEVYDEIIQVKTEQAFEYARRVAKEEGILVGISSGAVIYAATEVAKKLGKGKKVLVIIPSNGERYLSTPLYQFES from the coding sequence ATGCGAGTGGCACAATCAGTTTCAGAATTAATCGGGAAAACGCCGATCGTTAAGTTGAACCGCATCGTAGAATCAGACAGCGCAGATATATACTTAAAATTAGAATTTATGAATCCGGGGAGTAGTGTTAAAGATCGTATCGCATTAGCTATGATTGAAGATGCTGAAAAAAAGGGATTATTAAAAGAGGGCGATACAATCATTGAGCCGACAAGTGGTAACACAGGAATTGGTTTAGCGATGGTAGCGGCTGCTAAAGGATATAATGCAATCTTAGTAATGCCAGAAACAATGAGTATTGAGCGTCGTAATTTATTACGTGCTTACGGTGCGGAATTAGTATTGACTCCAGGGCCTGAAGGAATGGGTGGAGCAATTCGTAAAGCGACTGAATTAGCAAAAGAACATGGCTACTTTATACCACAACAGTTCAAAAACCAATCGAATCCAGAAATTCACCGTTTAACAACAGGTCCAGAAATTATTGAACAAATGGGCGACCAATTAGATGCGTTTATTGCAGGTATTGGTACAGGTGGAACGATTACTGGTGCTGGTGAAGTACTGAAGGAAGCGTATAAAGATATTAAAATTTATGCAGTAGAACCTGCAGATTCACCAGTATTATCTGGTGGGAAGCCAGGTCCACATAAAATCCAAGGAATTGGGGCGGGATTTGTTCCGGAGACGTTGGATGTAGAAGTATATGATGAAATTATTCAAGTGAAAACAGAGCAAGCATTTGAATATGCGAGAAGAGTGGCTAAAGAGGAAGGTATTTTAGTTGGTATCTCTTCAGGCGCAGTTATTTATGCAGCAACAGAGGTTGCGAAAAAGTTAGGTAAAGGGAAAAAGGTACTTGTTATTATCCCGAGTAACGGTGAACGTTATTTAAGTACACCACTTTATCAATTTGAATCCTAA